A genome region from Danio aesculapii chromosome 2, fDanAes4.1, whole genome shotgun sequence includes the following:
- the bfsp2 gene encoding phakinin, producing MPLPRRRSSFLGQGAAERPGSVGRMSAAATSAPRGVFVGNAPTGGSSSLGTRVSRRALGISSVFLQGLRSSSAPVVAQPGEQGHPFGVDSLNTCLLEYRDKVHALEQLNKQLEEQIRHCLDRKAVSAGTWTGLKQDWEDVYIQVSEAILDNARLMLQTENIQANAEDFKERYENEQPFRKAVEEEINSLYKVIDDANLTRMDLENEIESMKTELINVEQSHMEDVKVLYKQMSGREVDEPDAPTETSLDQILSFIRSHWERVVEKNRAETDAYLECKQAESLNSKLSREEEELECLKTECNDAGCKIQNLQAETESIRALKRGLENALNDAKHWHDIELQNLGSVIGKLEAELTDIRGDIEQQRRDYETLLNNKMKLEMEIGTYHGILDGEESRFYTSTFPAGSSVPEGPTDPTPSTSGQQSCAQTDGTLSTEYYNTE from the exons ATGCCTCTTCCAAGACGCCGATCCTCCTTCCTGGGCCAGGGTGCAGCGGAGCGCCCTGGCAGCGTGGGACGCATGAGCGCGGCTGCCACCTCTGCGCCTCGGGGAGTTTTCGTAGGCAATGCTCCCACCGGTGGAAGCAGTAGCCTGGGCACACGAGTGTCCCGCAGGGCTCTGGGCATCAGCAGCGTGTTTCTGCAGGGTCTCAGAAGCTCGAGCGCTCCTGTGGTGGCTCAGCCCGGAGAGCAAGGCCATCCGTTCGGTGTGGACAGCCTGAACACATGCCTGCTGGAGTACAGAGATAAAGTCCATGCTCTGGAGCAGCTCAACAAGCAGCTAGAGGAACAGATCAGGCACTGCTTGGATCGTAAAGCCGTCAGTGCCGGGACATGGACCGGCCTGAAACAAGACTGGGAGGATGTTTATATACAG GTCAGTGAAGCTATTCTGGACAACGCTAGACTCATGCTCCAGACTGAGAATATTCAGGCCAATGCAGAGGACTTTAAAGAGAG ATATGAGAACGAGCAGCCTTTCCGTAAAGCAGTGGAGGAGGAAATCAACTCTCTGTACAAAGTCATCGATGATGCAAACCTGACCAGGATGGACCTGGAGAATGAGATTGAGAGCATGAAGACTGAGCTGATAAATGTGGAGCAGAGTCACATGGAG GATGTTAAAGTGCTCTATAAGCAGATGTCCGGTCGTGAGGTTGATGAGCCGGACGCTCCTACTGAGACCAGCCTGGACCAGATTCTGTCCTTCATTCGCTCTCACTGGGAGAGAGTGGTGGAGAAGAACCGTGCAGAGACTGATGCCTACCTTGAGTGCAAG CAGGCTGAGAGTTTGAACAGTAAGCTGAGTCGAGAGGAAGAGGAGCTGGAGTGTCTGAAGACGGAGTGTAATGACGCCGGCTGCAAGATCCAGAATCTGCAGGCCGAGACTGAATCGATCAGAGCCCTG AAACGAGGCCTGGAAAACGCCCTCAATGACGCCAAACACTGGCACGACATCGAGCTCCAGAATCTGGGCTCTGTTATCGGAAAGCTGGAGGCCGAGCTCACGGACATCCGCGGGGACATCGAGCAGCAGCGCCGCGACTATGAAACCCTGCTCAACAATAAGATGAAGCTGGAGATGGAGATCGGAACGTATCACGGCATCCTGGATGGAGAGGAGAGCAGATTCTACACCTCCAC ATTCCCTGCTGGTTCTTCAGTACCCGAGGGACCAACTGATCCCACACCTTCCACATCTGGACAACAGAGCTGTGCACAGACTGACGGTACACTTTCAACCGAATATTATAACACAGAATAA